A stretch of the Tardiphaga sp. 709 genome encodes the following:
- a CDS encoding DUF1244 domain-containing protein: protein MAIDDKIQTELEAAAFRRLVDHLRGRTDVQNIDLMNLAGFCRNCLSNWLKDAADAKGVAMTKDESREAIYGMPYETWKSLHQAEAKPEQIEAMKKAHSGH from the coding sequence ATGGCGATTGACGACAAGATCCAGACCGAACTTGAGGCCGCCGCCTTTCGCCGGCTGGTTGACCATTTGCGCGGTCGCACCGATGTGCAGAATATCGACCTGATGAATCTGGCCGGCTTCTGCCGGAACTGCCTGTCAAACTGGTTGAAGGACGCTGCCGACGCCAAGGGCGTGGCGATGACCAAAGACGAGAGCCGCGAAGCGATTTACGGCATGCCTTATGAGACTTGGAAATCGCTGCATCAGGCCGAGGCCAAACCCGAACAAATTGAGGCCATGAAGAAAGCGCACAGTGGACATTGA
- a CDS encoding DUF882 domain-containing protein, producing MLSGFARKTRLRTSRAGFHAGLASVLLMAGASSVHNATALDETRTLSFHHTHSGEDLTVTFKRNGRYDDDGMKKINYFLRDWRSQDQTNMDRRLFDILWEVYRDVDGKAPIQIISAYRSPATNAMLRRRSSGVARASQHMLGHAMDFFIPGVALEKIRFAGLRLQRGGVGFYPTSGSPFVHLDTGSIRHWPRMTHDQLARVFPDGRTVHLPTDGRPLAGYQLAMAEIEKRGDGDSAAFSKSKPGLFASLFRGGKSNDDEDESAAAAIAPAKPSPVGMMAAAMPAKPIDTKQAETKLAEAKSSDPVPMPRSKPAAAATYQLASADTETVPVPRPKAPIPAPAAKADNRPQTPADIINARGFWDDMPAPKQATPQQVAAITARQALANVVDPQPAATESSFAKAMAYAPPANSPVDRANVVAASAPIPRSMRPASVAKNPMAVNNITTVVAKGAQGQSSTIAVATRLTAAAIPDNHVWMRAMILAPSATTSMSASVMGDGDMTILRAHFVKPQAVVAMTFSDDPQLGLVCDRFTGSATASLATTAFVMRTASLR from the coding sequence GTGCTGAGCGGTTTCGCACGCAAAACGAGATTGCGGACATCGCGCGCTGGCTTTCATGCCGGCCTCGCTTCAGTTCTGCTGATGGCAGGCGCCAGCTCCGTCCATAACGCCACCGCTCTCGACGAAACCCGCACCCTCTCGTTCCACCACACCCATTCCGGCGAAGACCTCACCGTCACGTTCAAGCGCAATGGTCGCTATGACGACGACGGGATGAAGAAGATCAACTACTTCCTCCGCGACTGGCGCAGCCAGGACCAGACCAATATGGATCGTCGCCTGTTCGACATCCTCTGGGAGGTCTATCGCGACGTCGACGGCAAGGCGCCGATCCAGATCATCTCCGCCTATCGCTCTCCCGCCACCAACGCCATGCTCCGCCGCCGCTCGTCCGGCGTCGCTCGCGCCAGCCAGCATATGCTCGGCCATGCGATGGACTTCTTCATTCCCGGCGTGGCGCTGGAAAAGATCCGCTTTGCCGGTTTGCGCCTGCAACGCGGCGGCGTCGGCTTCTATCCGACCTCCGGCTCGCCTTTCGTGCATCTCGACACCGGCAGCATCCGTCACTGGCCGCGCATGACGCATGACCAGCTGGCGCGCGTCTTCCCCGACGGCCGCACCGTGCATCTCCCCACCGACGGCCGGCCGTTGGCTGGCTATCAGCTGGCGATGGCTGAGATCGAGAAGCGCGGCGATGGCGACAGCGCAGCCTTTTCCAAGAGCAAGCCGGGCTTGTTCGCCTCGCTGTTCCGTGGCGGCAAGTCGAATGACGACGAAGACGAGAGCGCAGCAGCCGCGATCGCACCCGCCAAGCCATCGCCTGTCGGCATGATGGCCGCCGCGATGCCTGCGAAACCGATCGATACGAAGCAGGCCGAAACGAAGCTGGCTGAGGCGAAGTCCTCGGACCCCGTCCCGATGCCCCGCTCCAAACCGGCCGCAGCGGCAACCTATCAGCTCGCATCGGCTGACACCGAGACCGTTCCGGTACCGCGCCCGAAGGCACCGATTCCGGCGCCAGCGGCCAAGGCCGACAACCGGCCGCAGACGCCGGCCGATATTATCAATGCCCGCGGCTTCTGGGATGATATGCCGGCGCCGAAACAGGCCACGCCGCAGCAGGTCGCCGCGATCACCGCGCGCCAGGCCTTGGCCAATGTGGTCGATCCGCAGCCGGCCGCCACCGAGTCCAGCTTCGCCAAGGCGATGGCCTATGCGCCGCCGGCTAACTCCCCGGTCGATCGCGCCAATGTCGTTGCCGCCAGCGCGCCGATCCCACGTAGCATGCGTCCGGCCTCCGTGGCCAAGAACCCGATGGCGGTGAACAACATCACCACCGTGGTTGCGAAGGGCGCACAGGGCCAGAGCAGCACTATTGCAGTCGCGACCCGCCTCACTGCCGCTGCCATTCCTGACAATCATGTCTGGATGCGCGCGATGATCCTGGCGCCGAGCGCCACCACATCGATGTCGGCCTCAGTGATGGGCGACGGCGACATGACCATCCTGCGCGCACACTTCGTCAAACCGCAGGCGGTGGTGGCGATGACTTTCTCGGATGATCCGCAGCTCGGTCTGGTCTGCGACCGCTTCACTGGCTCGGCAACGGCCTCGCTGGCGACGACCGCGTTTGTGATGCGCACGGCATCGCTGCGTTAA
- a CDS encoding DUF1036 domain-containing protein has protein sequence MTARDSHSRSFRRVPLAGLLPVLALALSCLWASPAAADFRLCNNTSSRVGIALGYKDAEGWTTEGWWNVSSRACETLLRGTLVARYYYIYALDYDRGGEWSGQAFMCSRDKEFTIKGTENCLARGFDRTGFFEVDTGEQRAWTVQLTETNEQPPKLPGIPGPTGPPPGAPGAGFPGLPNTPGGAPPGGSTTLPPSVPPGGKQ, from the coding sequence ATGACCGCAAGAGATTCCCATTCCCGATCCTTTCGACGCGTCCCCCTCGCCGGCCTGTTGCCGGTGCTGGCGCTGGCCCTGTCGTGCCTGTGGGCGAGCCCGGCGGCGGCTGATTTCCGGCTGTGCAACAACACCTCGAGCCGGGTCGGGATCGCGCTGGGCTACAAGGATGCCGAAGGCTGGACCACCGAGGGCTGGTGGAACGTCTCATCGCGGGCCTGTGAGACCCTCCTGCGCGGAACCCTGGTTGCGCGGTATTATTATATCTACGCACTCGATTACGACCGGGGCGGTGAGTGGTCGGGTCAGGCCTTCATGTGCTCCCGCGACAAGGAATTCACTATCAAGGGCACTGAAAACTGCCTCGCGCGCGGCTTTGACCGGACCGGTTTTTTTGAGGTCGATACCGGCGAACAGCGTGCCTGGACGGTGCAACTGACCGAAACCAACGAACAACCGCCGAAGCTGCCGGGCATTCCGGGGCCGACCGGACCGCCTCCGGGCGCCCCCGGCGCGGGCTTCCCCGGTCTGCCCAACACGCCAGGTGGCGCGCCCCCGGGCGGGTCAACGACCCTGCCGCCATCAGTACCGCCGGGAGGCAAACAATGA
- a CDS encoding DUF2312 domain-containing protein produces the protein MATSAASVLDDQATHSFAKDQLKAIVERIERLEEEKKTISDDIKDVYGEAKGNGYDVKALRTIIRMRKQDANERAEQETILETYLQALGML, from the coding sequence ATGGCCACCTCTGCTGCGTCCGTGCTGGACGATCAGGCGACACATTCTTTCGCCAAGGATCAGCTCAAGGCTATCGTCGAGCGTATCGAGCGCCTTGAAGAAGAAAAGAAGACGATCTCCGACGACATCAAGGACGTCTATGGCGAAGCCAAAGGCAACGGCTACGACGTGAAGGCGCTGCGCACCATCATCCGCATGCGCAAGCAGGACGCTAACGAGCGTGCGGAGCAGGAGACAATCCTCGAGACCTATCTGCAGGCCTTGGGAATGCTGTAA